From Desulfovibrio sp., a single genomic window includes:
- a CDS encoding radical SAM protein, producing MPLTVTEIFHSIQGESSHAGRPCTFVRLTGCNLRCSWCDTPYSWEGGQVMDLDEVLGCVAGHGCTLVEITGGEPLAQEQTPELVRRLLDEGYEVLVETNGTFAVDVLDERAVAIVDVKCPSSGMHERMDLGSLAKLRPQDELKFVIADRGDFDYAADVVRTLPVMPRHILFSPTTTLLAPADLASWIVESRLPVRLGLQLHKIIWDPEARGV from the coding sequence ATGCCGCTTACGGTTACGGAAATCTTCCACTCCATCCAGGGGGAGTCTTCCCATGCGGGAAGGCCCTGCACCTTCGTCCGCCTGACCGGGTGCAACCTGCGCTGCTCCTGGTGCGACACTCCGTATTCCTGGGAGGGCGGCCAGGTCATGGACCTGGACGAAGTGCTCGGCTGCGTGGCCGGGCACGGCTGCACGCTGGTGGAAATCACCGGGGGCGAACCCCTGGCCCAGGAACAAACCCCGGAGCTCGTCCGCAGGCTGCTGGACGAGGGCTACGAGGTGCTGGTGGAGACCAATGGCACCTTTGCCGTGGATGTTCTGGATGAGCGCGCCGTGGCCATCGTGGACGTGAAGTGCCCCTCCAGCGGCATGCACGAGCGCATGGACTTGGGGAGTCTGGCGAAGCTTAGGCCGCAGGATGAATTGAAATTCGTGATCGCCGACAGGGGGGACTTCGACTATGCGGCCGACGTGGTGCGGACGCTGCCGGTGATGCCGCGCCACATCCTTTTTTCGCCCACCACGACTCTTCTGGCCCCGGCCGATCTGGCCTCCTGGATTGTTGAGTCGCGCCTGCCGGTGAGGCTTGGGCTGCAGTTGCACAAGATCATCTGGGACCCGGAGGCAAGAGGGGTCTGA
- the queC gene encoding 7-cyano-7-deazaguanine synthase QueC yields the protein MKNAIILFSGGLDSSTCLAIAKSQGFKAYALSFRYGQRHTVELEAAKRVAKHLGAAGHLILDVPLGTIGGSALTADIDVPKDRDVNEMEDEIPVTYVPARNTVFLSLALAWAEVLPAADIFIGVNALDYSGYPDCRPEFVAAFENMANLAIKEAVEGRLTMKIHTPLMQWHKARIIEEGMKLGVDYGLTHSCYDPSPEGLACGRCDSCLLRRKGFEEAGVKDPTGYVTAG from the coding sequence GTGAAAAACGCGATAATTTTGTTTTCCGGAGGGCTCGATTCCTCCACCTGCTTGGCCATCGCAAAGTCCCAGGGGTTCAAGGCCTACGCGCTGAGCTTCCGCTACGGCCAGCGCCACACCGTGGAGCTGGAGGCAGCCAAGCGGGTGGCCAAGCACCTGGGCGCGGCCGGGCACCTTATTCTGGATGTGCCGCTGGGGACCATCGGCGGTTCGGCCCTCACTGCGGACATCGACGTCCCCAAGGACCGGGACGTGAACGAGATGGAGGACGAGATTCCCGTTACCTACGTTCCAGCCCGGAACACGGTGTTTCTGTCCCTGGCCCTGGCCTGGGCCGAAGTGCTGCCAGCAGCGGACATCTTCATCGGCGTGAACGCGCTGGATTATTCCGGATACCCGGATTGCAGGCCCGAGTTCGTGGCCGCGTTCGAGAACATGGCGAATTTAGCTATCAAAGAGGCCGTCGAGGGACGGCTTACGATGAAGATCCATACCCCGCTCATGCAGTGGCATAAGGCCAGAATCATTGAGGAAGGGATGAAGCTGGGGGTTGATTACGGGCTTACGCACAGCTGCTACGACCCAAGCCCCGAGGGGCTGGCCTGCGGGAGATGCGATTCGTGTTTGCTCAGAAGGAAGGGGTTTGAAGAGGCCGGGGTGAAGGACCCGACGGGGTATGTAACTGCAGGATAA
- the gluQRS gene encoding tRNA glutamyl-Q(34) synthetase GluQRS codes for MESPCQTRGRFAPSPSGRMHLGNAWTALLAWLSARSKGGTMVLRMEDLDPDRSKEHFARAILDDMAWLGLDWDEGPDKGGPHGPYSQDERRGYYQKCLETLEARGMVYPCYCTRAELRGAAHSSHSDEPHTAHEGVTQAPHAGESEPVYAGTCLALSDTDRSARQASGRLPSLRVKAPSVRIEFTDMALGPYAQELAAQCGDFVLRRSDGVHAYQLAVVADDAAQRITEVVRGADLLESTARQIFLYRTFGWPEPNFAHVPLLVDPDGRRLSKRRGDVDLGRLRQMGVPPEVVVGFLAWKAGLLDAPRPAKPYDLIRNFSFGGLPAGPVVVEEGWMEVVR; via the coding sequence ATGGAATCACCCTGTCAAACCCGGGGCCGCTTCGCCCCGAGCCCCTCCGGGCGCATGCACCTGGGCAACGCCTGGACAGCGCTCCTGGCCTGGCTATCGGCCAGGTCCAAGGGCGGGACCATGGTGCTGCGCATGGAGGACCTGGATCCGGACCGGTCCAAGGAACACTTCGCCCGGGCCATACTGGACGATATGGCCTGGCTGGGGCTTGACTGGGACGAAGGCCCGGACAAGGGCGGCCCGCACGGCCCCTACAGCCAGGACGAACGCCGGGGCTACTACCAGAAGTGCCTGGAAACACTCGAGGCCAGGGGGATGGTGTACCCCTGCTACTGCACCAGGGCCGAGCTTCGCGGGGCAGCCCATTCCTCGCATTCAGATGAACCCCACACAGCACACGAAGGCGTCACCCAGGCCCCGCACGCGGGCGAGTCCGAGCCGGTTTACGCAGGCACCTGCCTGGCACTCTCGGACACGGACCGATCCGCCAGGCAGGCCAGTGGGCGTTTGCCGTCGCTTCGGGTCAAGGCGCCATCAGTGAGAATTGAATTCACGGATATGGCCCTTGGCCCATACGCCCAGGAACTGGCCGCGCAGTGCGGCGACTTCGTGCTACGCCGCTCCGACGGGGTCCACGCCTACCAGCTGGCCGTGGTGGCCGATGACGCCGCCCAGCGCATCACCGAGGTGGTTCGCGGTGCGGACCTCTTGGAATCCACGGCCAGGCAGATATTTCTCTACCGTACCTTCGGCTGGCCGGAACCGAATTTCGCCCACGTGCCACTGCTGGTGGACCCTGACGGCAGGCGGCTTTCCAAACGCAGGGGGGACGTGGACCTCGGCCGGCTGCGCCAGATGGGAGTGCCTCCTGAAGTGGTGGTCGGCTTTCTGGCCTGGAAGGCCGGGCTTCTGGACGCGCCGCGCCCGGCGAAACCCTATGACCTGATCCGAAATTTCAGTTTCGGCGGACTCCCTGCCGGCCCTGTGGTGGTGGAGGAAGGTTGGATGGAGGTGGTTAGATGA
- a CDS encoding LemA family protein produces the protein MLILLALALILALWVVVLYNSLVRNTNMVAEGLSGVDVQLTRRSELIPNLVDTVKGYMAHERELFEKIAELRAQSLSAKTPADRLRAEGPLGEALGRLLAMAEAYPELKASANFLELQRSLADIESELQLARRYYNGAVRNLNIAVDSFPSNLVANTFGFSKAEFFEAEDDAKRQVPKVDFQKPQG, from the coding sequence CTGCTGATCCTACTCGCACTGGCCCTGATCTTGGCCCTCTGGGTCGTGGTTCTTTACAACAGTCTGGTCCGGAACACCAACATGGTGGCCGAAGGCTTGAGCGGCGTGGACGTGCAGCTCACCCGCCGGTCCGAGCTTATCCCCAACCTGGTCGACACGGTAAAGGGCTACATGGCCCACGAGCGCGAACTCTTCGAGAAGATCGCCGAGCTTCGGGCCCAGAGCCTCTCGGCCAAAACCCCGGCCGACCGCCTCAGGGCCGAAGGTCCCCTGGGCGAGGCCCTGGGCAGGCTCCTGGCAATGGCCGAGGCCTATCCGGAGCTCAAGGCCAGCGCCAACTTCCTTGAATTGCAGCGCTCCCTGGCCGACATCGAGTCCGAGCTGCAACTGGCCAGGAGGTACTACAACGGCGCAGTGCGCAACTTGAACATTGCGGTGGATTCGTTTCCGTCCAACCTGGTGGCCAACACCTTCGGCTTTTCCAAAGCGGAATTCTTCGAGGCCGAGGACGACGCCAAGCGTCAGGTACCCAAGGTCGACTTCCAGAAGCCCCAGGGCTGA
- a CDS encoding DUF2207 domain-containing protein, producing the protein MRIRSLLPAFVALVLVLASGPLGPRASWAEQERITSFDAIIVVQPSGMLEVTERITAVAQGDKIKRGIFRDLILPAQSGLDSLYGPAYRVRDVLRDGGAESWHTGDKGEMFRVYLGKKDVLLRPGSYAYTLAYDALFQVRFFQDYDEVYWNVTGNAWAFPVERARAEVVLPPGASVRQFAAYTGPKGYKGQDFVVKQKGPDRVIVESTRTLQPGEGLTVAVAWPKGFVSKPEGKAFVLAALASNPAMAAAVAGFILLMIYFITAWAIAGRDPARGTIIPLYAPPADISPAAARYISRMGYDSRDLPCAIVSLAVQGALTITEKEKGEFILTRKGKGASLGKMDEDLTAKALFEKGSPLEIDQSQRDVLQGARDELRKALRNAYTGYLFKPNLNWFFPGVLLALGTVVLVVLSGPQLEAALFSAVWLSIWTLGTALLLSRVAASWNEALTGQGRFFKWSSAIFITAFAVPFVLGELAGLFFFGASSSPLGAALLLASGTVCAVFFHLLKAPTKEGRQVMDQLEGFELYLGVAEKDRLNLLNPPEETPELFEKYLPYAMALDVEQQWGERFAEVLARAAQSPQGYSPVWYSGSSWDSTSPGSFGDSLGSAFSSAVSSSSGSSGSGGGGGSGGGGGGGGGGGW; encoded by the coding sequence ATGCGCATCCGAAGCCTTCTCCCAGCCTTTGTCGCCTTGGTTCTTGTGCTGGCATCCGGTCCACTCGGCCCCCGTGCTTCCTGGGCCGAACAGGAACGCATAACCTCCTTCGACGCTATAATAGTTGTCCAGCCCTCGGGCATGCTGGAGGTGACGGAAAGAATAACGGCCGTGGCCCAAGGAGATAAGATCAAGCGGGGCATCTTCCGCGACCTCATCCTGCCGGCTCAAAGCGGACTGGATTCGCTGTACGGCCCTGCCTACCGGGTCCGCGATGTCCTGCGCGACGGGGGGGCCGAATCCTGGCACACAGGGGACAAGGGGGAGATGTTCCGGGTGTACCTGGGCAAGAAGGATGTTCTGCTTCGGCCCGGCAGCTACGCCTATACCCTGGCCTACGACGCCCTGTTCCAGGTGCGCTTTTTCCAGGACTATGACGAAGTGTACTGGAACGTTACCGGAAACGCCTGGGCCTTTCCGGTGGAGCGGGCCAGGGCGGAGGTGGTGCTTCCTCCCGGCGCGTCGGTCCGTCAGTTCGCGGCCTACACGGGCCCCAAGGGTTACAAGGGTCAGGATTTCGTGGTGAAGCAGAAGGGGCCCGACCGGGTGATCGTCGAATCCACCCGGACGCTCCAGCCCGGCGAGGGGCTCACCGTGGCCGTGGCCTGGCCCAAGGGATTTGTATCCAAGCCAGAGGGAAAAGCGTTTGTCTTAGCCGCTCTTGCTTCCAATCCGGCCATGGCAGCGGCCGTGGCAGGATTCATCCTTCTCATGATCTACTTCATCACGGCCTGGGCTATTGCGGGACGTGATCCCGCCCGGGGAACAATCATCCCTCTCTATGCCCCGCCCGCGGACATCTCCCCTGCCGCGGCCCGCTACATCAGCCGCATGGGCTACGATTCCAGGGACCTGCCCTGCGCCATCGTCAGCCTGGCTGTGCAAGGAGCGCTGACCATCACCGAGAAAGAGAAAGGGGAATTCATCCTTACCCGCAAGGGCAAGGGAGCAAGCCTGGGCAAGATGGACGAAGACCTCACGGCCAAGGCGCTTTTCGAGAAGGGTTCGCCCCTGGAGATCGACCAGTCACAGAGGGACGTTCTGCAGGGTGCCAGGGATGAACTGAGAAAGGCCCTTCGAAACGCGTACACTGGATACCTGTTCAAACCCAACCTGAACTGGTTTTTCCCAGGCGTGCTCCTGGCCTTGGGCACCGTGGTTCTGGTGGTTCTCTCCGGGCCGCAACTCGAAGCCGCGCTTTTTTCGGCCGTGTGGCTCTCCATCTGGACTCTGGGGACCGCTCTGCTGCTTTCCCGGGTGGCCGCTTCATGGAACGAAGCCCTTACCGGGCAGGGCCGTTTCTTCAAGTGGTCCTCGGCCATCTTCATCACGGCCTTTGCTGTGCCATTCGTGCTGGGGGAGCTGGCCGGACTATTTTTCTTCGGCGCGAGCAGCTCTCCGCTCGGAGCTGCGCTGCTACTGGCTTCCGGCACGGTCTGCGCGGTTTTCTTCCATCTGCTCAAGGCCCCTACCAAGGAGGGCAGGCAGGTGATGGACCAGCTCGAGGGGTTCGAGCTCTATCTGGGTGTGGCCGAGAAGGATCGTCTGAACCTGCTCAACCCACCCGAAGAGACTCCCGAACTGTTTGAAAAGTATCTCCCCTACGCCATGGCCTTGGACGTTGAGCAACAGTGGGGCGAGCGCTTCGCGGAGGTGCTGGCTCGGGCCGCCCAGTCGCCGCAAGGGTATTCCCCCGTGTGGTACTCCGGTTCGAGTTGGGATTCCACGTCGCCGGGGAGCTTTGGCGACAGCCTGGGATCGGCATTCTCCTCGGCCGTTTCCTCGAGTTCGGGAAGCTCGGGCAGCGGTGGAGGCGGCGGGTCCGGCGGAGGTGGTGGCGGCGGTGGAGGCGGGGGTTGGTAG
- a CDS encoding M15 family metallopeptidase, giving the protein MRTLRILSLCALSLQLAASLALADKASDLELVRRCYPDAVKAVEKDGLLLSDGVHLIYDDGRAKDADAALESPDIEDMLTQPYPLSRVTAEPEPGFHPGRRRVTALFKAVYGHNADEVKANLVPVRFLGSTVQFNSKNGAAQALEAVGRELDSLLVTHPQYKARLLPLSGTFAWRSIAGTERLSMHSFGAAIDVNSKLNTYWQWYKGNDPLGQRLAFPPELAEVFERHGFIWGGKWAEFDIMHFEYRPELIAKAKAGR; this is encoded by the coding sequence ATGCGAACCCTCCGTATCCTGTCCCTGTGTGCCCTGTCCTTGCAACTCGCCGCCAGCCTCGCCCTGGCGGACAAAGCCTCCGACCTCGAGCTCGTACGCCGCTGCTACCCCGATGCGGTCAAAGCCGTTGAGAAAGACGGCCTTCTTCTCTCGGACGGCGTCCACCTCATCTACGACGACGGCCGCGCAAAAGACGCCGATGCGGCGCTGGAGAGCCCCGACATCGAGGACATGCTGACCCAGCCGTATCCTCTCTCCCGCGTTACAGCTGAGCCCGAGCCCGGGTTTCATCCCGGCCGCAGGCGGGTGACCGCCCTGTTCAAGGCCGTCTACGGCCACAACGCGGATGAAGTGAAGGCCAACCTGGTGCCGGTGCGGTTTCTGGGCTCAACGGTGCAGTTCAATTCCAAGAACGGGGCGGCCCAGGCCCTGGAGGCCGTCGGACGGGAACTGGATTCTCTGTTGGTCACGCATCCACAGTATAAAGCCAGGCTTTTGCCCTTGAGCGGGACCTTCGCCTGGAGGTCCATCGCCGGAACGGAGCGGCTCTCCATGCATAGCTTTGGCGCGGCCATCGACGTCAACTCCAAGCTCAACACCTACTGGCAGTGGTACAAGGGCAACGATCCTCTGGGGCAACGCCTGGCCTTTCCCCCGGAATTGGCGGAAGTGTTCGAGCGCCACGGCTTCATCTGGGGCGGCAAGTGGGCCGAGTTCGACATCATGCACTTTGAGTACCGTCCGGAACTCATAGCCAAAGCTAAAGCTGGGAGATGA
- a CDS encoding TPM domain-containing protein, translating into MESPTACSGGILTNDQCRRIEAAVRNAEKLTSAQIVPLVVPASHYYPQAELVGGLILGYLMAFAVHFFLESESFLLFSAIFAVFLMVALQACRHIPVLKRNFLRKADAKHEVRKAAADAFHRHALSATSNRAAVLIYVSLFERRVWVLADKAADQAVGSRIWQDAVSVVTDAMRQGEPDKGLIQAVTLCGKALAPFFPPASNQVNELPDLILGGEPAN; encoded by the coding sequence ATGGAAAGCCCGACAGCATGTTCCGGGGGTATTCTAACCAATGACCAGTGCAGACGCATAGAGGCCGCTGTCAGGAATGCCGAAAAGCTCACCTCAGCCCAGATAGTGCCTTTGGTTGTCCCTGCAAGCCACTATTACCCTCAGGCAGAACTGGTTGGAGGACTGATCCTGGGTTACTTGATGGCCTTTGCGGTGCACTTTTTTCTTGAGTCGGAAAGCTTCTTGTTGTTCTCCGCTATTTTCGCAGTATTTCTCATGGTAGCCTTGCAAGCTTGCCGCCACATTCCCGTTCTCAAACGAAACTTCTTGCGGAAGGCTGACGCAAAACACGAAGTGCGAAAGGCGGCTGCGGACGCTTTCCACCGTCACGCTCTGAGTGCGACCAGCAACCGAGCCGCGGTGCTCATCTATGTCTCCCTTTTCGAACGCAGGGTGTGGGTGCTGGCCGACAAGGCCGCGGACCAGGCTGTGGGCAGTCGAATCTGGCAGGACGCGGTCTCAGTGGTGACAGACGCCATGCGACAGGGCGAGCCGGACAAGGGACTGATCCAAGCCGTGACACTGTGCGGCAAGGCCTTGGCGCCTTTTTTTCCGCCAGCTTCCAACCAGGTGAACGAACTGCCCGACCTTATTTTGGGGGGTGAACCTGCGAATTGA
- a CDS encoding TPM domain-containing protein yields the protein MKSLTPSLYAFLILLAALCQLVAPGAVLAGEVKVPALISHVNDYADFISPQVRQELEEALKALETNDSTQVVVLTVPDLQGHPLEDFSIKVAQTWGLGRQGKDNGVLVVLAKAERKVRIEVGRGLEGVLTDALAGRIIDQEMIPRFKNQDFDGGVLAGVKAIVQVVKGEYTGTGTRLTKWKFDTHAWAVILALVLTALCCKQKGWVRGSVGGITFSSAAMVLAFSLTGVLVALVGGVVFGLLVPYLLRLDPPSGGGDVILEGVARVVVGGLGSFIGGGASGDW from the coding sequence ATGAAAAGCCTCACCCCGTCCTTGTACGCCTTTCTCATCCTTTTGGCCGCCCTGTGCCAGTTGGTCGCGCCAGGTGCTGTCCTGGCAGGTGAGGTCAAGGTCCCTGCCTTAATTAGCCACGTCAACGACTACGCGGACTTCATTTCGCCTCAGGTAAGGCAGGAGCTGGAAGAGGCCCTCAAGGCCCTTGAAACGAATGACTCCACCCAGGTGGTGGTGCTCACGGTGCCGGACCTGCAAGGTCATCCCCTGGAGGATTTCTCCATCAAAGTCGCCCAGACCTGGGGGCTTGGCCGCCAAGGCAAGGACAACGGAGTGCTCGTTGTGCTGGCCAAGGCCGAACGCAAGGTTCGCATCGAGGTGGGCCGGGGGCTGGAGGGCGTGCTCACCGACGCCCTGGCTGGGAGGATCATCGACCAGGAAATGATCCCCAGGTTCAAGAATCAGGACTTCGACGGCGGAGTGCTGGCCGGAGTGAAGGCTATCGTCCAGGTGGTGAAGGGCGAATACACGGGTACCGGGACCAGGCTCACCAAGTGGAAGTTCGACACCCACGCTTGGGCGGTCATCCTGGCACTTGTGCTCACGGCATTATGCTGCAAGCAAAAAGGCTGGGTGCGGGGCAGTGTGGGAGGGATCACGTTCTCATCTGCGGCAATGGTTTTGGCCTTTAGCCTCACAGGTGTGCTCGTGGCTCTGGTGGGTGGCGTTGTGTTCGGGTTACTCGTCCCCTACCTGCTTCGGCTGGATCCGCCCAGTGGTGGAGGCGATGTGATACTCGAAGGTGTCGCCAGGGTGGTCGTTGGAGGACTAGGCAGCTTCATTGGCGGGGGAGCTTCGGGAGACTGGTAG